One Xiphophorus maculatus strain JP 163 A chromosome 9, X_maculatus-5.0-male, whole genome shotgun sequence DNA segment encodes these proteins:
- the timm13 gene encoding mitochondrial import inner membrane translocase subunit Tim13, which produces MDGFGSDFSAGGSGGKIDAGTIMEQVKVQIAVANAQELLQRMTDKCFKKCIGKPGSSLDNSEQKCIAMCMDRYMDAWNTVSRTYNSRLQRERARM; this is translated from the exons ATGGACGGGTTCGGGTCAGACTTCTCAGCAGGAGGGTCCGGCGGTAAAATAGACGCCGGGACCATCATGGAGCAGGTTAAGGTCCAAATCGCGGTGGCTAACGCTCAGGAGCTCCTGCAG AGAATGACTGATAAATGCTTCAAGAAGTGCATAGGGAAGCCTGGAAGCTCATTGGACAATTCTGAACAG aAATGCATCGCCATGTGCATGGACAGATATATGGACGCCTGGAACACCGTGTCCCGAACATACAACTCCAGGCTGCAGAGAGAACGAGCTCGAATGTGA
- the LOC102237431 gene encoding ectoderm-neural cortex protein 1-like, producing the protein MSVSNHENRKSRSSSGSMNIQLFHKTSHADSLLTQLNLLRKRRVFTDVVLKAGNRSFPCHRAVLASCSRYFEAMFSGGLRESRDADVNFHDSLHPEVLELLLDYAYSARVIINEENAESLLEAGDMLQFHDIRDAAAEFLEKNLHPSNCLGMMLLSDAHQCQRLYELSWRMCLANFATLFRTEDFLSLPKDKVQELILSEELEVEDESLVYEAVIDWVKADMEQRHSELPDLLRCVRLALLPESYLLKNVASEELVMCHKVGREIVEDAVRCKMRILQNDGIVTGFCARPRKVSQALLLLGGQTFMCDKVYMIDNKTKEITPKTDIPSPRKECSACAIGCKVYVTGGRGSENGASKDVWVYDTLHDEWSKAAPMLVARFGHGSAELDHVLYVVGGHTSLAGSFPASPSVSLKQVEQYDPQSNKWTLVAPLREGVSNAAVVGAKNKLFAFGGTSVNRDKYPKVQCFDPCQNRWSVPAACPQLWRYTAAAVVGNHVVVIGGDTEFSASSAYRFNSETYQWSKFGDVTAKRISCHAVASGNRLYVVGGYFGAQRCKTLDCYDPSSDSWDSVTSVPYSLIPTAFVSTWKYLPS; encoded by the exons ATGTCTGTAAGTAACCACGAAAACCGGAAGTCACGCTCCAGCTCCGGCTCCATGAACATCCAGCTTTTTCACAAGACATCGCATGCCGACAGCCTGTTGACTCAGCTCAACCTGCTGCGCAAGCGAAGAGTCTTCACCGACGTCGTGCTGAAAGCCGGCAACCGCTCCTTCCCATGCCACCGGGCAGTTCTGGCCTCCTGTAGCCGCTACTTTGAGGCCATGTTCAGCGGGGGGCTCAGGGAGAGTCGGGATGCTGACGTCAACTTTCACGACTCTCTCCACCCGGAAGTACTGGAGCTGTTGCTTGACTACGCCTACTCGGCCCGGGTCATCATCAATGAGGAGAACGCGGAGTCACTGCTGGAAGCTGGGGACATGCTTCAGTTCCACGACATCCGGGACGCAGCGGCAGAGTTCCTAGAGAAGAACCTCCATCCGTCTAATTGTCTCGGGATGATGCTTCTGTCGGACGCCCACCAGTGTCAGAGGCTGTATGAGCTGTCATGGAGAATGTGCCTGGCAAACTTTGCAACTCTCTTCAGAACAGAGGACTTCCTCAGCCTGCCCAAAGATAAAGTCCAGGAGCTGATCCTCAGTGAGGAGCTGGAGGTGGAGGACGAGAGCCTGGTGTACGAGGCTGTCATCGACTGGGTGAAGGCGGACATGGAGCAGCGGCACAGTGAGTTGCCTGATCTGCTGCGGTGCGTGCGCCTGGCCCTGTTGCCAGAGTCATATCTGCTGAAGAACGTCGCTTCGGAGGAGTTGGTGATGTGCCACAAGGTGGGCCGGGAGATCGTAGAAGACGCAGTGCGGTGCAAGATGAGGATCCTCCAGAACGACGGCATTGTGACGGGGTTCTGTGCGCGGCCCAGAAAAGTGAGCCAGGCCTTGCTGCTTCTTGGGGGACAGACATTCATGTGTGACAAAGTCTACATGATTGACAACAAAACCAAGGAGATCACACCCAAAACAGACATCCCAAGCCCCAGGAAGGAGTGCAGTGCTTGTGCCATTGGTTGTAAG GTTTATGTTACTGGTGGCCGCGGCTCTGAGAACGGAGCCTCTAAGGATGTCTGGGTCTACGACACGTTGCACGATGAGTGGTCAAAAGCAGCGCCAATGCTTGTGGCCAGATTCGGACACGGCTCCGCAGAGCTTGACCACGTGCTGTACGTAGTGGGAGGACACACGTCGCTGGCGGGATCCTTCCCTGCGTCTCCGTCCGTGTCTCTAAAACAAGTCGAACAGTACGACCCGCAGAGCAACAAGTGGACCCTGGTCGCCCCGCTGAGGGAAGGCGTGAGCAATGCCGCGGTGGTCGGTgccaaaaacaaactctttgcTTTCGGAGGCACCAGTGTGAACAGAGACAAATACCCCAAGGTGCAGTGCTTCGACCCCTGCCAGAACCGGTGGTCCGTACCCGCCGCCTGTCCTCAGCTGTGGCGGTACACGGCAGCGGCCGTCGTCGGCAACCACGTCGTCGTAATCGGAGGCGACACGGAGTTCTCGGCCAGCTCTGCGTACCGCTTCAATAGTGAGACGTATCAGTGGTCGAAGTTCGGTGATGTCACGGCCAAACGCATCAGCTGTCACGCGGTGGCATCAGGGAACAGGCTGTATGTGGTTGGAGGGTACTTTGGGGCTCAAAGGTGTAAGACGCTAGACTGTTACGATCCATCATCAGACTCCTGGGACAGTGTGACCAGTGTGCCATACTCACTCATTCCTACTGCCTTCGTCAGCACATGGAAGTACCTGCCGTCTTAG